One Natronomonas moolapensis 8.8.11 genomic region harbors:
- a CDS encoding IS6 family transposase, translating to MPKNARLNGHLDEIELGFVEREATPRFLMKLSIQLHLAGLSLSNTVSILELFGVNRARSTVHNWVQKADLQPESGQNPDHVAVDETVIRLNDEQYWLYAAVDPETNELLYTTLEPTTNSVIAHAFFAELREKHDVEHAVFLIDGSHSLKDACRRHSLDFKYEKHGNRNSVERVFREVKRRTTSFSNCFSNAEADTADNWLRSFAFAWNQLI from the coding sequence ATGCCCAAAAACGCCCGCCTCAACGGCCATTTGGACGAGATCGAGTTAGGTTTTGTGGAGCGAGAAGCGACACCACGATTTCTGATGAAGCTTAGTATTCAGCTCCATCTCGCTGGATTATCACTTTCGAATACTGTTTCTATTCTTGAATTATTTGGTGTCAATCGTGCTCGGTCAACTGTGCATAATTGGGTTCAGAAAGCAGATCTACAGCCTGAGTCTGGTCAAAATCCGGATCACGTCGCCGTTGACGAGACGGTGATCCGGCTCAATGATGAACAATATTGGCTGTACGCGGCTGTCGATCCTGAAACAAACGAATTGCTATACACAACGCTTGAGCCAACCACAAACAGCGTAATTGCTCACGCGTTCTTTGCTGAACTCCGCGAGAAACACGACGTAGAACACGCCGTGTTTCTCATCGATGGCTCGCACTCATTGAAGGACGCTTGCCGCCGTCACAGTCTCGATTTCAAATATGAAAAACATGGAAATCGGAATAGCGTCGAACGTGTCTTTCGAGAGGTAAAACGTAGAACTACCAGTTTCTCAAACTGTTTCAGCAACGCCGAAGCAGATACCGCCGACAATTGGCTTCGATCATTCGCCTTCGCATGGAATCAGCTTATCTGA
- a CDS encoding DEAD/DEAH box helicase: protein MTGLGGYEYEYNFFGEYQSAVLSKRPAIEQLVLLDDEVANKIIISRYEGPVDPVEWEYLEEYYSGLFADFITERIEGLVDPTPVTRNRERFHQFRSDIVALNRKLPAQRSARADVLSGPAETVLLKHLRERGFDPSALDITHIGRGGGLYLLELFVTAAQQEAYAERSLLQPLLSEAAALGDLSEAEARKRLRAPLLMVSLWANQETGLERWQQNDREGILEMATATGKTVAGIAAIADVCGAFPEQSESTRTDEARILVVAHSNAILKQWEREIQEKLGLPMPAHDPGERAADVSFTDGRVEFQTAQSLLPRYDRDLADEYDLVIYDEVHHYANESGYGAAIARPNYKAAMGLSATIGDDASMKRRQLTDLLGDVVYTYGVEQAQRDGIIPDFDWTVHPTPLDPYEQEEWDETTDRISNQFERLKHADATTELLERLPVPFVELEDLGDFIRAHEAAGRTLSNDAIPEEWENLAATIHSRSWIRHRSQPKIDDAVALAEEYLADSDSPIKLVIFAMDIETADEIADRLSGTTDDVYLAHSKLESSSRKTRQTVQRNIDAFSRCDNGVLISPKMLDEGIDVPDAEVGINVAGTKTKLQLVQRMGRVLRKHGEQRPHFHHFIAMPEEGDYVPGLDSKEYVQELNWVRELGEMIGVQPVIDDAGVDSELLERAEQRGHELWAQDLLEDLEVETVQGNVQLEELLNALTFEATTELLATLDLDGARLEQDNWQTAMDNLRESETLPVEGLQRVWWLFPLYHERPSELVELLEASREALQPDEDETDSVANEQSLTELEDMDLEAGENKPQEASNSSGDNSPSEVDSTTRSEG, encoded by the coding sequence ATGACCGGGTTGGGGGGCTATGAGTACGAGTACAATTTCTTCGGGGAGTATCAGTCCGCTGTGCTCTCAAAACGGCCAGCGATTGAGCAACTCGTCTTGCTCGATGATGAGGTCGCTAACAAAATCATCATTTCCAGATATGAGGGGCCGGTTGACCCCGTCGAATGGGAGTATCTGGAAGAGTACTATAGTGGGCTCTTTGCTGATTTCATCACTGAGCGAATCGAGGGACTCGTCGATCCAACACCAGTTACTCGAAACCGCGAGCGCTTCCATCAATTTCGATCGGATATCGTTGCTCTCAATCGAAAACTCCCTGCGCAACGATCCGCTCGAGCCGACGTTCTCTCAGGCCCCGCCGAAACCGTCCTATTGAAACACCTTCGCGAGCGCGGATTCGATCCGAGTGCGCTCGATATCACACATATCGGTCGCGGTGGGGGGCTATATCTGCTTGAACTCTTTGTTACTGCTGCCCAGCAGGAAGCCTATGCCGAACGGTCCTTATTGCAGCCGCTGTTGAGCGAAGCTGCTGCATTAGGGGATCTTAGCGAAGCCGAGGCTCGTAAGCGGTTACGTGCCCCGTTGTTGATGGTTTCACTGTGGGCAAATCAGGAAACCGGGCTCGAACGTTGGCAGCAAAATGATCGCGAGGGTATTCTCGAGATGGCGACGGCGACCGGTAAAACCGTCGCTGGGATCGCTGCGATCGCGGACGTCTGCGGAGCGTTCCCAGAACAGTCGGAGTCGACACGAACGGATGAGGCCCGGATCCTCGTGGTCGCTCACTCGAATGCGATTCTTAAACAGTGGGAGCGTGAGATCCAGGAGAAACTCGGGCTACCGATGCCAGCACACGACCCCGGCGAACGAGCCGCTGACGTGAGTTTCACTGATGGACGAGTTGAGTTTCAGACCGCCCAATCACTGCTACCGCGGTACGACCGCGATTTGGCTGACGAATACGATCTCGTCATTTACGACGAAGTCCACCACTACGCCAACGAAAGCGGCTACGGAGCAGCGATTGCCCGACCAAATTACAAGGCTGCGATGGGGTTGTCGGCGACGATCGGGGACGACGCAAGCATGAAACGTCGGCAACTCACTGACTTGCTTGGCGACGTTGTGTACACCTACGGTGTTGAGCAGGCCCAGCGGGATGGAATCATCCCGGACTTCGACTGGACGGTCCATCCAACGCCGCTTGATCCCTATGAGCAAGAGGAGTGGGACGAGACCACGGACCGGATTTCGAACCAATTCGAACGCCTCAAGCATGCGGATGCGACAACCGAATTGCTGGAACGACTCCCGGTCCCGTTCGTCGAACTTGAGGACCTCGGAGATTTCATTCGCGCCCACGAGGCAGCTGGCCGGACGCTATCCAACGATGCGATCCCAGAAGAATGGGAGAACCTCGCTGCAACGATCCACTCGCGAAGTTGGATTCGGCACCGTTCACAGCCAAAAATCGATGATGCGGTTGCACTCGCTGAAGAATATCTCGCGGATTCAGACTCTCCGATCAAACTCGTTATTTTTGCGATGGACATCGAGACAGCGGATGAAATAGCCGACCGACTGTCGGGGACAACTGACGACGTGTATCTCGCCCACTCGAAGCTAGAATCGTCGTCCCGGAAGACACGGCAGACCGTCCAGCGAAACATCGACGCGTTCAGCAGATGTGACAACGGCGTCTTGATCTCGCCGAAGATGCTTGACGAAGGGATTGATGTCCCCGACGCTGAGGTCGGCATCAACGTCGCCGGGACGAAGACTAAACTCCAATTGGTACAGCGAATGGGTCGAGTGCTTCGGAAACACGGCGAGCAGCGGCCTCACTTCCATCACTTCATCGCGATGCCGGAGGAAGGCGACTACGTCCCCGGGCTTGACTCAAAAGAGTACGTGCAGGAACTCAATTGGGTCCGTGAACTCGGGGAGATGATCGGCGTTCAACCGGTTATTGATGACGCCGGTGTCGACAGCGAGCTCTTAGAGCGGGCTGAACAGCGTGGTCACGAACTGTGGGCGCAAGACCTGCTAGAGGATCTGGAGGTTGAAACTGTTCAAGGGAACGTCCAACTTGAAGAACTCCTGAACGCACTCACCTTCGAGGCGACGACTGAGTTGCTGGCGACATTAGATCTTGACGGGGCTCGTCTTGAACAAGACAACTGGCAGACGGCGATGGACAATCTCCGTGAATCCGAGACACTGCCCGTCGAAGGCCTCCAGCGCGTCTGGTGGCTCTTCCCGCTGTATCACGAACGTCCAAGCGAACTAGTGGAGCTGCTTGAAGCCTCACGGGAGGCACTGCAACCCGACGAAGACGAGACAGACTCGGTGGCAAATGAGCAATCACTAACCGAGTTGGAAGATATGGATCTGGAAGCCGGTGAGAATAAGCCTCAGGAAGCATCCAACAGTAGTGGAGACAACAGCCCCTCAGAGGTCGATTCAACGACACGCTCGGAGGGGTAG
- a CDS encoding vWA domain-containing protein, which produces MNTDTTAPDGAWEELTATIVSRRVIDCDGTLVQRLLVESTDGTEVPVLAGSASDKLAGLVAGEQYVFADVVHCETKTESTQEVCPDCGGALRRGTALDSFESSLWTAVDRLDLDGMVAVVTDQSRVSEVQPDTEAETDDWIPMESSSPLSVSGPEFVCVDCGQSVESQQRYATNESHTGEVLMDSIQTSVASPASSSDSLGMATGGAADVTNFRENIRSGYTPQPDALATEGLFYDYHFQTGGTAPKTDALFAPQYASAISEHPLTDEVEPYVAVGLDSNISAADFERPALDLVAVLDISGSMDSQFDQYYYDEHGRRRETDAGEETKLEAAIDSLCALTEQLEADDQLGVVLYNNRSHVAKPLRDVETTDLPAIRRHIREITAGGGTNLADGFEAAWELLADTPAEGREQRVVFMTDMMPNAGATDEGELTSLFADAASAGVHTTFVGMGLDENADLAAALSGIRGANHYFVTSGEEFRQRLGAEFAYMVTPLVYDLALELDSEGCAIEAVSGSPSADSATGRLMHVGTLFPSPKQDGETRGGIVLVRLDRAALSADLELVASWTERDGEAYSQRLRIELPDAPESYAHDGVRKAIALSRYARELREWAETVHTASDRSAAVDDWLLEDGRSEHERDSVPLAVPDDVAARFQQLRAYLADEMVAVGDETLQQELDLLTRLCSDTAVELSKRSE; this is translated from the coding sequence ATGAATACCGATACAACAGCTCCAGACGGCGCGTGGGAGGAACTGACAGCGACGATCGTCAGTCGGCGTGTGATTGACTGCGACGGAACGCTTGTCCAGCGACTGCTGGTCGAGAGCACGGACGGAACGGAGGTGCCTGTCCTGGCTGGTTCTGCGAGTGACAAACTCGCTGGGCTTGTTGCAGGCGAGCAGTACGTGTTCGCGGATGTCGTCCACTGTGAGACGAAGACGGAGTCAACTCAGGAAGTATGCCCGGACTGTGGCGGGGCGCTTCGCCGCGGTACCGCGCTCGATAGCTTTGAGTCCAGCCTCTGGACAGCTGTCGACCGGCTGGACCTCGACGGCATGGTGGCGGTCGTTACGGACCAGAGTCGTGTCTCCGAGGTGCAGCCGGACACTGAAGCCGAGACTGACGATTGGATCCCGATGGAGTCGTCGAGTCCTCTGTCTGTTTCAGGCCCCGAATTCGTCTGTGTGGACTGCGGGCAGTCGGTCGAATCACAGCAACGCTACGCGACGAACGAGTCCCACACGGGCGAGGTACTGATGGACTCCATACAAACGTCAGTTGCCTCGCCTGCATCATCCAGTGACTCACTCGGAATGGCGACGGGTGGGGCCGCCGACGTGACGAACTTCCGGGAGAACATCCGAAGCGGATACACGCCACAACCGGACGCGCTGGCGACCGAGGGGCTCTTCTACGATTACCACTTCCAGACCGGCGGGACTGCCCCGAAGACGGATGCCCTGTTCGCTCCGCAGTACGCGTCGGCTATCAGCGAGCATCCACTCACCGACGAGGTGGAGCCATACGTCGCCGTGGGTCTCGATTCGAACATCTCCGCCGCGGACTTCGAGCGTCCGGCCCTCGATCTCGTGGCGGTGCTCGATATCTCCGGATCGATGGACAGCCAGTTCGATCAGTACTACTACGACGAACACGGTCGCCGTCGCGAGACCGACGCCGGCGAGGAGACGAAACTCGAAGCCGCCATCGACTCTCTCTGTGCGTTGACCGAGCAACTCGAGGCCGACGATCAACTCGGGGTCGTGCTCTACAACAATCGCTCCCACGTCGCGAAGCCGCTTCGTGACGTCGAGACGACGGATCTGCCGGCGATCCGACGGCACATCCGCGAGATCACGGCTGGTGGGGGCACGAATCTCGCCGATGGCTTCGAAGCCGCCTGGGAGCTGCTGGCCGACACGCCCGCTGAGGGCCGCGAGCAACGAGTCGTCTTCATGACGGATATGATGCCCAACGCGGGAGCCACCGACGAGGGCGAACTCACGTCGCTGTTCGCGGACGCTGCCAGTGCCGGCGTTCATACGACGTTTGTCGGGATGGGTCTCGACGAGAACGCCGACCTCGCCGCCGCGCTTTCGGGGATTCGGGGGGCGAATCACTACTTCGTGACGTCGGGCGAGGAGTTCCGACAGCGACTCGGCGCGGAGTTTGCCTACATGGTGACGCCGCTGGTGTACGACCTCGCGCTCGAACTCGACAGCGAGGGCTGTGCGATCGAAGCCGTTTCCGGGTCGCCCTCAGCCGACAGTGCGACGGGGCGGCTCATGCACGTCGGGACGCTGTTCCCGTCGCCGAAGCAGGACGGCGAGACCCGCGGTGGGATCGTCCTCGTCCGGTTGGATCGAGCCGCACTGAGCGCCGATCTCGAGTTGGTCGCGTCGTGGACCGAACGGGATGGCGAGGCCTACAGCCAGCGGCTTCGGATCGAGCTGCCAGACGCCCCCGAGTCGTACGCCCACGATGGCGTCCGGAAGGCGATCGCGCTCTCCCGGTATGCCCGTGAACTCCGTGAGTGGGCGGAGACCGTCCATACAGCGTCGGATCGTTCGGCTGCCGTCGACGACTGGCTGCTCGAGGACGGTCGAAGCGAGCACGAGCGCGACTCCGTGCCGCTGGCCGTTCCGGATGATGTCGCGGCCCGATTCCAGCAGCTTCGGGCGTATCTCGCCGACGAGATGGTGGCGGTTGGCGATGAAACGCTCCAGCAGGAACTCGACCTGCTGACGAGGCTCTGTAGCGACACGGCGGTCGAGTTGTCTAAACGATCGGAGTAA
- a CDS encoding ATP-binding protein: protein MSFDVGDDTLVRALREHNPWWDDGATALAPTLPARRRSDYYHLARPDSAGSQFEDQSVLGLTGRFGVGKTTLLRQFIYDRLTDGDAPERFCYIPFDADPLYQLQSDDQLHQAIRYYESRVLGRLDDPTPHFLLLDDVHRVDHPTKRSIEGWGTAVAETLKSVPGRHVVVTASAGGQIERELDRVGVAADEYDVQPILPEKFRDYLFTLYPSLEDTDRRVSPTPLRYGDSSLPAALDGGDPAALVETIREQHDRVSDVTRRIQSQVVHYLAMGGILSYAQDGAIEDASDLDDAAYDRLLGDVRHALYREVPAFESVKTIADLERVCALAARNQATESVRYQRLVELFDVDRRTIRDSYLSALAELYLLTATTEYDNARPRSVRLYLRDTGLVTAFTDGGPTSALRDRDVEANLARIAAFDHTMRFAYGVNAANGNDVEPTVEYWESRHGTVDFVFEVDGTPIPIALAYQPPVDDKRAALNAFLETYETPVGFLVTGDTVGDNTAIQQTGDGIIQLPYWLYLLLC, encoded by the coding sequence ATGAGCTTCGACGTCGGCGACGATACGCTCGTTCGAGCGCTCCGAGAGCACAATCCGTGGTGGGACGACGGTGCGACCGCCCTCGCGCCGACGCTGCCGGCGAGACGGCGGAGCGATTACTATCATCTGGCCCGCCCCGACTCGGCGGGCAGCCAGTTCGAAGACCAGTCTGTTCTCGGCTTGACCGGTCGGTTCGGCGTCGGGAAGACGACGCTACTGCGGCAGTTCATCTACGATCGGCTGACCGACGGCGACGCGCCCGAACGGTTCTGCTATATCCCATTCGACGCCGACCCGCTGTATCAGTTGCAGTCCGACGATCAACTCCACCAGGCGATCCGCTACTACGAAAGCCGCGTTCTGGGTCGGTTGGACGATCCCACCCCGCATTTTCTACTCTTGGACGACGTCCATCGGGTCGACCACCCCACCAAGCGCTCTATCGAGGGATGGGGAACGGCGGTGGCGGAGACGCTCAAGTCCGTTCCCGGACGCCACGTCGTCGTTACAGCTAGCGCCGGCGGCCAAATCGAGCGAGAACTCGACCGCGTCGGAGTTGCTGCTGACGAGTACGACGTCCAGCCGATCCTGCCGGAGAAGTTCCGCGATTACCTCTTCACGCTGTACCCCTCGTTAGAGGACACAGACCGCCGTGTGAGCCCAACGCCGCTCCGATATGGGGATTCGAGCCTGCCGGCGGCACTCGACGGTGGCGACCCGGCAGCGCTCGTCGAGACGATCCGGGAGCAACACGACCGCGTCTCGGACGTCACCCGACGCATCCAGTCGCAGGTCGTCCACTACCTCGCGATGGGCGGTATTCTGAGCTATGCGCAGGACGGAGCGATCGAGGACGCGAGCGATCTCGACGACGCCGCGTACGACCGCCTGCTCGGGGACGTCCGACACGCCTTGTATCGGGAGGTACCGGCTTTCGAGTCGGTGAAGACGATCGCGGATCTCGAGCGGGTGTGTGCGCTGGCGGCGCGCAATCAAGCGACGGAGTCGGTCCGGTATCAGCGACTCGTCGAGTTGTTCGACGTCGACCGACGAACGATCCGTGATAGCTACCTGTCGGCGCTTGCCGAACTGTATCTCCTGACGGCGACGACGGAGTACGACAACGCCCGCCCACGCTCGGTTCGGCTCTACCTTCGCGATACAGGGCTCGTCACGGCGTTTACCGATGGCGGGCCGACCTCGGCTCTGCGTGATCGGGACGTAGAGGCGAACCTCGCGCGGATCGCAGCGTTCGATCATACGATGCGATTCGCCTACGGGGTTAACGCCGCCAACGGGAATGACGTCGAACCCACAGTCGAGTACTGGGAGAGTCGCCACGGGACGGTGGATTTCGTCTTCGAAGTCGACGGCACGCCGATTCCGATTGCCCTCGCCTACCAGCCCCCCGTCGACGACAAGCGGGCGGCTTTGAACGCGTTCCTCGAGACGTACGAGACCCCGGTTGGCTTCCTCGTCACCGGTGATACTGTCGGCGACAACACGGCGATCCAGCAGACAGGAGATGGGATCATTCAGCTGCCCTACTGGCTGTATCTACTGCTCTGCTGA
- a CDS encoding PD-(D/E)XK nuclease family protein encodes MDQTVDDLRTQLEDFATTVQAVPEVDEPPKTTLEVLDRRPRETYWISWLQYLLDPSQPHGFNTTILDVVLKLVTKGSEDAELEYQSPDDIVVKSEVGGSHGNRLDLLVALLEEWAVCCELKVTSGERDGQTRDYYRDSDLPPSDLSVPPDSEYYVYISKADRPNASAEAFQDVSWQELVNAFDDVLLSIQGDATERGMAQLRDFRDTITREVSMTDQEYSERQREKMELYLKYHDEIQQARDAFEDIHDREKERWTERFLEEYRPDTWSDEWNCEHSKRGLIYRDDWRLDANRTPVDDRDAAVYRLEFQHFLRKRSTFTDGRLRVRVYTSRHGVPNTYREAIKELTNNEYYDELADIRQQYGIEHVAGKKVHAEKYYSFDPTGGPDVAYETLAQAFEEFIELAPILTQIHEQALDRAMNQ; translated from the coding sequence ATGGATCAGACCGTTGACGATCTTCGAACGCAGTTAGAAGACTTCGCGACAACGGTTCAGGCCGTTCCGGAGGTTGACGAGCCACCCAAGACGACGTTAGAAGTGCTCGACCGCCGTCCTCGAGAAACGTATTGGATCTCTTGGCTTCAGTATCTTCTCGATCCGTCGCAGCCACACGGCTTCAACACGACGATCCTTGACGTAGTTCTCAAGCTGGTCACCAAGGGAAGCGAGGACGCCGAGCTTGAGTATCAGTCTCCAGATGACATTGTCGTCAAATCAGAAGTAGGCGGGTCACACGGAAATCGATTGGATCTACTTGTAGCTCTACTCGAAGAGTGGGCGGTCTGTTGCGAACTGAAGGTAACGTCGGGGGAACGGGATGGACAGACTCGCGACTACTACCGAGACTCTGACCTACCCCCAAGTGACCTTTCGGTTCCCCCAGACAGCGAGTATTACGTGTACATCTCGAAGGCAGATCGACCGAATGCAAGCGCCGAGGCTTTTCAGGATGTCTCTTGGCAGGAGCTCGTCAACGCTTTTGACGACGTACTGCTGTCCATCCAAGGTGACGCGACAGAACGGGGCATGGCTCAACTGCGAGATTTTCGTGACACAATTACTAGAGAGGTAAGCATGACCGACCAAGAATATTCGGAGCGCCAACGCGAAAAGATGGAATTGTACCTCAAGTACCACGACGAAATCCAGCAGGCTCGTGACGCGTTCGAAGACATCCACGATCGAGAGAAAGAACGCTGGACGGAGCGATTTCTCGAGGAGTACAGACCGGACACTTGGTCCGACGAGTGGAACTGTGAGCACTCAAAACGAGGTCTGATTTATCGGGATGACTGGCGACTCGATGCGAACCGGACTCCCGTTGATGATCGCGATGCTGCCGTGTATCGGCTCGAATTCCAGCACTTTCTCCGGAAGCGGTCTACGTTCACCGACGGTCGACTTAGGGTTCGAGTCTACACATCTCGCCACGGGGTGCCGAATACCTATCGAGAAGCAATCAAAGAGCTGACAAACAACGAATACTACGATGAGTTAGCTGACATCCGGCAGCAATACGGTATTGAACACGTCGCCGGAAAGAAAGTCCACGCCGAAAAGTACTATTCCTTCGATCCAACCGGCGGGCCCGACGTAGCCTATGAGACACTGGCACAGGCGTTTGAAGAATTCATTGAGCTGGCACCGATACTGACACAAATCCATGAACAGGCACTCGACCGAGCGATGAACCAATAA
- a CDS encoding RNA-guided endonuclease InsQ/TnpB family protein, whose amino-acid sequence MWYDYRFRAYPDRTGVTAEAERHIDIHRQAYNHTRYEYNVLDIDEDNIGSAYQHQKRLTEWKDEWPVFSEVHSKALQKTVERFYDNLSNLSKKKQNGHKVGWLKWKSSKEYQSMTYSQSGFELKNTSGRTATIWLSKIGGIPIRYHREIPDNATIKEVTLKKETTGEWYVTFGLEVEDATLPEKPDIDGLDVEDCVGIDLGINNYIYTSDGDSVDWLDVSDEYERLRREQRNLSQKEHGSNNWEKQRREVAKVKRRIKRKVEDFQHKLTTWLVKTYDAVLVEDLNIAGMLQSDGNSRNKQDAAWRGFIEMLEYKGDLHGTHVVQVNPAGTTKECAECGVETEKPLWVREHSCPSCGFEVDRDANASYNILSRGLQELGLGQAEVTPVETATAVETDGGRSSSVPASRVVETGSLGVVRKTKSSAMTRRSASRTT is encoded by the coding sequence ATGTGGTACGACTACCGCTTCCGCGCCTACCCTGACCGAACAGGTGTGACTGCGGAGGCGGAACGCCACATCGACATCCACCGCCAAGCCTACAATCACACCCGCTACGAATATAATGTCCTCGACATAGACGAGGACAACATCGGTTCGGCGTACCAACACCAGAAACGCCTCACCGAATGGAAGGACGAGTGGCCTGTGTTCTCCGAAGTCCACTCGAAGGCGTTGCAGAAGACCGTCGAACGCTTCTACGACAATCTCTCGAACCTCTCCAAGAAAAAGCAGAACGGGCACAAGGTTGGGTGGCTCAAGTGGAAGTCCTCAAAAGAGTACCAGAGTATGACGTACTCGCAGTCTGGCTTCGAACTCAAAAACACGAGTGGTCGGACTGCCACGATCTGGCTCTCCAAAATCGGTGGCATCCCCATTCGCTACCACCGCGAAATCCCCGATAACGCCACTATCAAAGAAGTCACGTTGAAAAAGGAGACGACTGGTGAGTGGTACGTCACGTTCGGCCTCGAAGTCGAGGACGCCACGCTCCCCGAGAAACCCGACATAGACGGCTTGGATGTTGAGGACTGCGTTGGCATCGACCTCGGCATCAACAACTACATCTACACGTCGGACGGCGACAGCGTGGACTGGCTCGACGTTTCTGACGAGTACGAGCGCCTACGTCGGGAACAACGTAATCTCTCACAGAAAGAACACGGGAGTAACAACTGGGAGAAACAGCGCCGTGAGGTCGCCAAGGTCAAGCGCAGAATTAAGCGGAAGGTTGAAGACTTCCAGCACAAGCTCACGACGTGGCTCGTCAAGACGTATGACGCTGTGCTCGTGGAAGACTTGAACATCGCGGGGATGCTCCAAAGCGACGGAAATTCACGGAACAAGCAGGACGCCGCGTGGCGCGGATTCATCGAGATGCTGGAGTACAAGGGCGACCTGCACGGTACGCACGTCGTCCAAGTGAACCCTGCGGGGACGACCAAGGAGTGTGCGGAGTGTGGTGTTGAGACGGAGAAGCCGTTGTGGGTTCGGGAACACAGTTGTCCGAGTTGTGGGTTCGAGGTGGACAGGGACGCGAATGCGTCGTACAACATTCTTTCTCGTGGGCTTCAGGAGTTAGGTTTGGGACAGGCCGAAGTCACGCCCGTGGAGACTGCGACCGCTGTGGAAACCGATGGAGGTCGGTCTTCGTCGGTTCCTGCAAGTCGTGTCGTTGAAACGGGAAGCCTCGGGGTCGTACGGAAGACGAAGTCTTCCGCGATGACGAGACGCTCCGCGTCTCGAACCACTTGA